A genomic stretch from Arachis stenosperma cultivar V10309 chromosome 3, arast.V10309.gnm1.PFL2, whole genome shotgun sequence includes:
- the LOC130967802 gene encoding BRASSINOSTEROID INSENSITIVE 1-associated receptor kinase 1-like, with protein sequence MERVVSCLMGLGPFLLYAALVFDVMLEVSGNQEGDALNAFKTQRDLKDPNNALQTWDPTLVNPCTWFHVTCNQDYSVTSIDLGNAQISGHLVPELGKLQNLQRLELFNNDLTGPIPNELGNLINLEKLDLYSNNLTGVIPDTLGNLKNLHDLRLNNNSLSGKIPISLTNILTLQVLDLSYNQLTGNIPVNGSFSSFTPVSFEHNHLNETKNPSPRYVLPQNTTSGKSAIFRAIAGGVAAGAALSIAAPVIVVAYWLRRKPQDEYFDVPAEEDPEVHLGPLKKFSLRELQIATDHFNAKNVLGKGAFGKVYEGRLADGKPVAVKRLKEERSNREDFQFQTEVEMIGLAKHRNLLQLLGFCMTPTERMLVYPLMVNGSLASCLRGRAPSKPPLGWAQRESIALGSAKGLAYLHEHCNPKIIHRDVKADNILLDEHFEAVVGDFGLAKLMEFKDTHVTTAVQGTIGHIAPEYLGTGKSSEKTDVYGYGVMLLELITGQRSFDMARIARDEEILLLAWVKGHLNDNKLDKLVDSDLQGDYNLEKVEQLIQVAILCTQDSPMDRPNMSEVVRMLEGDGLAERWEEWKKRDKIRQEFDRTHRYVANLRNRDESTSNANMEPEQLSGPR encoded by the exons ATGGAGCGAGTGGTTTCATGTTTAATGGGATTGGGACCGTTTCTTCTTTATGCAGCTTTGGTATTTGATGTTATGCTTGAGGTTTCTGGCAATCAAGAAG GTGATGCCCTGAATGCATTCAAGACTCAGAGAGACTTGAAAGATCCTAATAATGCTCTTCAAACCTGGGATCCCACTCTTGTAAATCCTTGCACATGGTTTCATGTCACTTGCAACCAAGATTATAGTGTGACCAGCAT TGATCTTGGAAATGCACAGATTTCGGGTCATCTTGTTCCAGAACTTGGTAAACTCCAGAATTTGCAAAGGCT GGAACTTTTCAATAATGATTTAACTGGGCCTATCCCAAATGAGCTTGGAAATTTGATAAATTTGGAGAAGTTGGATCTTTACTCAAACAACTTAACTGGTGTCATACCAGACACATTGGGCAACCTTAAAAATTTACATGACCT GCGTCTCAACAACAACAGTTTGTCAGGAAAAATTCCCATATCTTTGACCAATATTTTGACTCTGCAAGTCCT TGATTTATCATACAACCAGTTAACAGGAAATATTCCAGTCAATGGTTCATTTTCATCATTTACCCCCGTCAG TTTCGAACATAACCACTTGAATGAAACAAAAAATCCATCTCCACGCTATGTTCTGCCACAAAATACCACATCAG GTAAGAGTGCCATCTTTCGAGCTATTGCTGGAGGAGTTGCTGCTGGAGCTGCTTTATCAATTGCAGCCCCTGTGATTGTAGTTGCTTACTGGCTACGAAGGAAACCACAGGATGAGTACTTTGATGTTCCTG CTGAGGAGGATCCTGAAGTTCACCTTGGTCCGCTTAAGAAGTTTTCTCTTCGTGAGCTGCAAATTGCTACAGATCACTTCAATGCCAAAAATGTGTTGGGAAAGGGTGCGTTTGGTAAGGTTTATGAAGGACGCTTAGCCGATGGCAAGCCAGTAGCAGTGAAAAGACTTAAAGAGGAACGCTCCAACCGTGAGGACTTTCAGTTTCAAACTGAAGTGGAAATGATTGGCCTGGCTAAGCATCGCAATTTGCTTCAGCTGCTTGGTTTTTGTATGACTCCTACTGAACGCATGCTTGTGTATCCTTTGATGGTTAATGGAAGTCTAGCATCTTGCTTAAGAG GGCGTGCGCCATCAAAACCGCCGCTTGGTTGGGCACAACGGGAGTCTATTGCGCTGGGATCTGCCAAGGGGCTTGCTTATTTGCATGAGCATTGTAACCCGAAGATTATTCATCGTGATGTTAAAGCTGATAATATATTGCTAGACGAACACTTTGAAGCAGTTGTTGGAGATTTTGGTTTAGCAAAGCTTATGGAGTTTAAAGATACTCATGTTACCACAGCTGTACAAGGTACAATTGGACATATAGCACCCGAATACCTCGGAACTGGAAAGTCTTCGGAGAAGACTGATGTTTATGGATATGGTGTGATGCTTCTTGAACTAATAACTGGACAGAGGTCTTTTGACATGGCAAGGATTGCCAGAGATGAAGAAATCTTATTGCTTGCTTGG GTAAAAGGGCATCTGAATGACAACAAGTTGGACAAACTGGTGGATAGTGATTTACAGGGAGACTATAACTTAGAAAAGGTGGAGCAATTAATCCAAGTGGCCATATTATGCACACAAGACTCTCCTATGGATAGGCCTAACATGTCTGAGGTAGTGAGAATGCTTGAAGGTGATGGTTTGGCTGAAAGATGGGAGGAATGGAAGAAAAGGGACAAGATCCGGCAAGAATTCGACCGCACCCACCGTTATGTTGCGAATTTGAGGAACCGTGACGAGTCAACCTCAAATGCCAACATGGAACCAGAACAACTATCAGGTCCTAGATGA